One region of Gossypium raimondii isolate GPD5lz chromosome 6, ASM2569854v1, whole genome shotgun sequence genomic DNA includes:
- the LOC105772703 gene encoding probable WRKY transcription factor 50 → MSSSNFNPPDSPESDRADQSNFEFPEDWTLDGWLEDYPETIITGPIQFPFNQADEVNNDSARTSSLLQVSENETARERRDVRERFAFKTKSEVEILDDGYRWRKYGKKWVKNSPNPRNYYRCSIDGCPVKKRVERDKEDPSYVITTYEGIHNHRSVS, encoded by the exons ATGTCTAGCAGCAATTTTAATCCGCCCGACTCGCCGGAAAGTGACCGTGCCGACCAATCCAATTTTGAGTTCCCCGAGGACTGGACTCTTGATGGTTGGCTGGAGGATTATCCTGAAACTATCATCACAGGGCCAATTCAGTTTCCTTTTAATCAAGCCGATGAAGTTAATAATGACTCTGCTAGGACTAGCAGCCTCCTTCAAGTATCTG AAAATGAAACTGCGAGGGAAAGGAGGGACGTCAGAGAAAGATTTGCATTCAAGACCAAGTCTGAGGTTGAGATACTGGATGATGGATACAGATGGAGGAAATATGGGAAGAAATGGGTGAAGAATAGTCCAAATCCAAG GAACTACTACAGATGTTCTATTGACGGATGCCCCGTGAAGAAAAGAGTCGAAAGAGATAAAGAGGATCCGAGTTATGTAATTACAACTTACGAGGGGATCCATAATCACCGTAGCGTTTCTTGA